In Desulfosporosinus youngiae DSM 17734, the genomic stretch AAACGTTTAAAGACTGAGTTTCGTTTCCTGGAAGTTCTCACCCTGGATGAGAAAACTCACTCACTATTAAGATCACCGGGAGTAACGGCAAAAAAAGATTTGGGCTATCCTACTCAAGCTCAGATATTTATGGATAAATTACAAGAGCGCTTAGTGAATGCCGATGATTCTGAGAGTAAGAAATACTGGGAGTTTGTGCAAAAAATCGGACTGACAGCGCTGGAGCAGGGACGGGTATTCGATGAGGATTGAACGCATCAGAATCAATAATTTATGGGGTCTGGGGGATGTCGACTGGATATTTCCCTCAGGCCCTGTGTTGCTTTTATTCCAGAACAAAAGCGATCAGAGGTTGTTTGGGGATGTACTGCTGACCCTATTTTATGATCAGGAATTGCCATTACCGAAGGAACAGATTCCAAAGGCTGCAGCCGAAGTGTGGCTAACCTGCCGGGGGGACGGTCCTTTTGACACAGGTTATCATATCCGTCATGAAATCAGGAAAAGGAATCACGAATTAGAGCAGTTTACTACCCTAATCGATGAAACAGGCCAGATTGTTGGTCTGCCGGAAAGGATGAAGATTGGAGATTATTTATATAAAGCTCAGCTTCAGGCTTTTCAGCAAGGAGGGCTTGTGGAATGGCCTGAAATTGATCATTATGATTCTCTTGTCCGGCGCATCCATAATTTGTCCCAAGGAGGGGATGAGGGACTTTCTTTTAAAAAAGTCCAGGCTTCTATTGCCGGGGCACAAATGAAACTCCAGGACCAAAAGGAGAAAATGGCTCTGGTGAAGGCCGAGTATGATACTCTAAGGCTTAATTGGGAGACAGCTCACCGGCATCAGGATGATGAACGTTTACTTCAGATTGAACTAAAAAACTTAAAAGAACAGGAACTAATTCTATCCGAAAAGATAGCTTCAGCTGCCAGCCTGCAGAAACGTTTAGAGCTGCTTTCGCAAAATCCTGATTACCGGGAGCTGCGCCAGCTTCAAGACGAGATAACCTGTCTGGAAGAACGTTTACAAAGCTTAGAAGCTAGTTTAACGGAGATTTCCTCAGATACGGTTTTGGATAATGCGGTCATTGAGGGGTTACGTGAAGAGTGCCTGGAGTGGGGGTGCTTTCAGAAAAACTTAAGCTCCTCGGCGGCTAAAATTCAAGCGTGCTCAAGCCAAATACTTAACACTCAAAACCTGCTCCAAGCATCGGGATACGAGGGATTATCAGATAACGAGGATGTGCTGCTGAAGAGAGCGGAAGAAGAAAGAGACAAGGCTCAGGAGAAGCTGAATAAGCTTCTCGTTGAAAAAGGAGAACTTGACAAACTCAGAAATTTATACAATCAAGAACAATCCCGTTTTGAAAATCTGGCTGTGATGGCTGGCGTAACAGAGGCCGATATGATCAGGATTGCTCAGAAAGAAAAGCAATTGGAAATGTGGCGGGACTCTAAAGTCGGCGGCACTTTAGACCGGACGCTGCGTAAGCGGTTAGGGGTTAAAAGTATCGCAGAGAGATTATCCTCTTATCTGCTTAATTACTATGAGCAGTACCAGGTGAGGAACTACCAGGAGTTTACGAGTCAGCTTAAGCAATATGCTGACCAAAAAGAGAGCCTGGAAAGAATGAAGGATAAGCTAGAAAAACTGCAAAAAGAAGTGAGTCAAGAGAGTCATTTAATCCGGATTGTAAATTCGCGTAATGAACGCTTAAAACATGCTTTTAGTGCAGTTCAGGCGGCAGATTTATCGGAATGGCTAAACGGATGGCAAGATTATCAACGAAAAAAACAGCAGCTGACCGCGGAGCTTAATGAGTTAAATGCTGAACTGAAACAACAATCGATTCTGGAAGAAAAGCTTGCCGCCTGCTCGGAAGTATTGCGTGATAAATTAAAGAGTTGGGGGGTACTGGCCGAAGTCAGAGAGGAAGCGTTGGAAGCCGTTCTTAAAATTGCCCATCAACTTCAAGAAAGAGATGAGGCGAAAAAGGAAATCTCAGAGTTTACAGAGAGGTTTTATAGTTTGCTCGGTGATCGGGATATGGTACAACTCAGCAATTCTTTAGAACCATTAGCGGAATTGGAACGTGAAAAACGCCTTACGGACGAAGAAAGGCTGGCTGAAATGTCGGCATGGGATAAAGAACAAGCGGAAATCCGGCAAAACTTAGTTGTTTTGAAACAACGTCTTCAGAACAACCGGAAAGGTACCTCCTTGTCTGTTCTCGAAAAAGAAATAGAGGATATGAAACGTCAGTGGTTATCCTATGAAGATTTACGCCATGCCTTAGAGGATGTTCAGGTTATCTTAGAATTATCCTGGCAGGAATGGCAAACAAAACACGCAAAGAGACTTAGCGAAGAAAAACAGTGGATTTACGAGCAGTGTTTCTTGGTGCCAGCCCTAACTACAGACAGAGAGACGATCTCGAGAAGGGCCTATTTTTCCTATCGTATGGCCGTAGCGCAATTAGCACTTCATGTCAACACGGAGGTGCCCTTGCTTTTCTCAGTGGGAAAAATAAAGGAAGAGGATCAAAGGTTTTGGTTAGAAGTGGCCGGCTATCTTCAGAAATTGTCACTTTCCAGACAAGT encodes the following:
- a CDS encoding ATP-binding protein, translated to MRIERIRINNLWGLGDVDWIFPSGPVLLLFQNKSDQRLFGDVLLTLFYDQELPLPKEQIPKAAAEVWLTCRGDGPFDTGYHIRHEIRKRNHELEQFTTLIDETGQIVGLPERMKIGDYLYKAQLQAFQQGGLVEWPEIDHYDSLVRRIHNLSQGGDEGLSFKKVQASIAGAQMKLQDQKEKMALVKAEYDTLRLNWETAHRHQDDERLLQIELKNLKEQELILSEKIASAASLQKRLELLSQNPDYRELRQLQDEITCLEERLQSLEASLTEISSDTVLDNAVIEGLREECLEWGCFQKNLSSSAAKIQACSSQILNTQNLLQASGYEGLSDNEDVLLKRAEEERDKAQEKLNKLLVEKGELDKLRNLYNQEQSRFENLAVMAGVTEADMIRIAQKEKQLEMWRDSKVGGTLDRTLRKRLGVKSIAERLSSYLLNYYEQYQVRNYQEFTSQLKQYADQKESLERMKDKLEKLQKEVSQESHLIRIVNSRNERLKHAFSAVQAADLSEWLNGWQDYQRKKQQLTAELNELNAELKQQSILEEKLAACSEVLRDKLKSWGVLAEVREEALEAVLKIAHQLQERDEAKKEISEFTERFYSLLGDRDMVQLSNSLEPLAELEREKRLTDEERLAEMSAWDKEQAEIRQNLVVLKQRLQNNRKGTSLSVLEKEIEDMKRQWLSYEDLRHALEDVQVILELSWQEWQTKHAKRLSEEKQWIYEQCFLVPALTTDRETISRRAYFSYRMAVAQLALHVNTEVPLLFSVGKIKEEDQRFWLEVAGYLQKLSLSRQVVFSITDSKLSEKLYKNGWSLLAVES